The genomic stretch TTTTTTTTTTTTTTTTTTTTTTTTTTTTTTTTTTTTTTTTTTTTTTTTTTTTTTTTTTTTTTTTTTTTTTTTTTTTTTTTTTTTTTTTTTTTTTTTTTTTTTTTTTTTTTTTTTTTTTTTTTTTTTTTTTTTTTTTTTTTTTTTTTTTTTTTTTTTTTTTTTTTTTTTTTTTTTTTTTTTTTTCCCCCCCCCCCGCTAGCGTTGCAGCGTGCGCTTCGCTCTCATCACCGACCAGCACTTCGGGCCCAGGGCTCACTTCGCCGGCAAGCTGCGCAAGCTGAGCCACGAGGCCGGTGCGCTGACCCGCGCCTTCGTCGAACGCATGAACCGCGTCGACCGACCCGAGCTGGTGGTGAACCTGGGGGACGTGGTCGAGGACGAGAGTCGCTCACTGGACATGGAGCGATACCAGGAGTTCCTCGGCATCTTGTCGGCGCTCGATGCGCCGGTGATCCACGTCGCGGGCAATCACGATCTGATCTGCATGACCGAGGACGACCTCGCGCGGATGTGGAACCACGACGGCGCGCTGCACTACAGCCGCGATTTTTCGGGGGTGCACTTCGCGGTGCTGAACACGCTGGAGCAGAAGGACGTGTGTGTGCGGCTCCCCGAGTCCCAGCTCGAGTGGCTCGAGCGCGATCTCGCGACGGTGAAGGGGCCCGCGGTCGTGTTGATGCACCACCCGGCGAGCGAGCAAGATCTCACCGGAAATCGCTGGTTCGAGCGGGCGCCGCACATCTGCCGGGTGGCGGAGCGGCGGGAGCTCAGGCGCATCATCGAGGCGAGCGGGAAGGTCGTTGCGGTCTTCAACGGGCACGCACACTGGAACCACCTCGACGTCATTCGCGGCATCCCGTACGTCACGCTGCAGAGCCTGACCGAGAACCTCGACGACGATGCGCCCGGCAGGCCCGCTGCGGCCTTCGCAGTGTGTGACCTCGAACCGCATCGCCTGAGCGTGAACCTCGGCGGCGCCGAAGCGCTGCACTATCAGTTCGAGCTCGGCTGACCACGACCGTCGCGCGCGGGGGGCGGCTCAGCGGGGGTTGGCGCTCCGACGTGGCATTGTCACGCGTCGTCGTCGTCGCTCGGGGTCTCTTCGGGAGCGGGCGCGGCCTGCTTGCGCTTCTTGCGCTTCTTCTTGGCGGCCTTCTCGGCGGCGGGTTCATCCACCGCTGCTTCGTCCGGGTCGGCTGCTTTCGACTTGGTGGGCGCAGCGTCCGCGTCCGCGTCGTCGTCCGCATCGTCTTCTTCCACGACGGCGCCCGGGCCGAGGCTCATGGCCGCTTCAGGGTGTTGTTTTGCTGCCTCTTCGAGCGCGTACCAGCCCACGGCCGCGGCTACTCCGGTCAGGA from Myxococcales bacterium encodes the following:
- a CDS encoding metallophosphoesterase, with product MRFALITDQHFGPRAHFAGKLRKLSHEAGALTRAFVERMNRVDRPELVVNLGDVVEDESRSLDMERYQEFLGILSALDAPVIHVAGNHDLICMTEDDLARMWNHDGALHYSRDFSGVHFAVLNTLEQKDVCVRLPESQLEWLERDLATVKGPAVVLMHHPASEQDLTGNRWFERAPHICRVAERRELRRIIEASGKVVAVFNGHAHWNHLDVIRGIPYVTLQSLTENLDDDAPGRPAAAFAVCDLEPHRLSVNLGGAEALHYQFELG